Proteins from a genomic interval of Streptomyces sp. Tu6071:
- a CDS encoding DUF397 domain-containing protein, with the protein MDRVRIYNGMPAAQLGNAGWRKPWSGGNGGNCVEAMKLADGRIAFRQSSDPEGPALIYTPAEITAFIQGAKAGQADFLLS; encoded by the coding sequence ATGGACCGCGTCCGGATATACAACGGCATGCCCGCCGCCCAGCTCGGCAACGCGGGGTGGCGCAAGCCGTGGAGCGGCGGCAACGGGGGGAACTGCGTCGAGGCGATGAAACTCGCCGACGGCAGGATCGCGTTCCGTCAGTCCTCCGATCCAGAAGGGCCCGCACTCATCTACACCCCGGCGGAAATCACCGCCTTCATCCAGGGAGCGAAGGCCGGACAGGCCGACTTCCTCCTCTCCTGA
- a CDS encoding methylated-DNA--[protein]-cysteine S-methyltransferase: MNSDTSAEPGALGPAPERSDAPEGPRGWTSGVVESPIGPLFLAATAAGLVRVAFHADARTAARERAALAARLGGPEDPATGAHAVEAAGEALDRYFAGDGELAGPPLDWSLVTGFQREVLRVLAAEVPLGAVVGYGELARRVGQPGAAQAVGLAMGANPLPLFVACHRVVERDGGIGGFGGGVETKRQLLALEGVLPEPLF; encoded by the coding sequence ATGAACAGTGACACGTCCGCGGAGCCCGGCGCCCTGGGGCCCGCTCCGGAGCGCTCCGACGCGCCGGAGGGGCCCCGGGGCTGGACCTCGGGGGTGGTGGAGAGCCCGATCGGGCCACTCTTCCTGGCGGCGACGGCCGCCGGCCTGGTCCGGGTCGCCTTCCACGCGGACGCGCGGACGGCGGCCCGGGAGCGGGCGGCGCTCGCCGCGCGTCTCGGCGGCCCGGAGGACCCGGCGACGGGGGCGCACGCGGTCGAGGCGGCGGGCGAGGCGCTGGACAGGTACTTCGCGGGTGACGGCGAACTCGCCGGGCCGCCCCTGGACTGGTCGCTCGTCACCGGTTTTCAGCGCGAGGTGCTGCGGGTCCTGGCGGCGGAGGTGCCGCTCGGGGCGGTCGTCGGGTACGGGGAGCTGGCGCGCAGGGTGGGGCAGCCCGGCGCGGCACAGGCGGTGGGGCTCGCGATGGGGGCGAATCCGCTCCCGCTCTTCGTGGCCTGTCACCGGGTGGTGGAGCGGGACGGCGGAATCGGGGGCTTCGGGGGCGGCGTGGAGACGAAGCGGCAGTTGCTGGCGCTGGAGGGGGTGCTGCCGGAGCCGTTGTTCTGA
- a CDS encoding glycerophosphodiester phosphodiesterase, whose translation MTVAILGSGALVGLPAASASAADSAHSPAGITVVGHRGAPAYAPENTLPSVEKAAELGFRWVENDVQRTKDGELIVLHDTTLTRTTDVEQVFPDRAPWNVRDFTAAEIARLDAGTWYDPSFAGTRIPTLKEYLNEITQTHQNLILELKSPDLYPGIEAETLAELRNSGWLDRGHVRHRLVVQSFDAKSIKEVHKQRPDVKTGFLGTPTQAQLPEYARFADQINPSHTTIGADWVAAAHALKGPHDKPLEVFTWTVDTPNDTVVAADKGVDGIISNAPDVVRDALGG comes from the coding sequence GTGACCGTCGCGATCCTCGGCAGCGGAGCCCTCGTCGGCCTCCCCGCCGCGTCCGCCTCGGCAGCCGACAGCGCGCACAGCCCCGCCGGAATCACGGTCGTGGGACATCGCGGTGCGCCCGCCTACGCGCCCGAGAACACCCTGCCCTCCGTCGAGAAGGCGGCCGAGCTGGGGTTCCGCTGGGTGGAGAACGACGTCCAGCGCACCAAGGACGGAGAGCTGATCGTCCTGCACGACACGACCCTCACCCGTACGACCGACGTCGAGCAGGTCTTCCCCGATCGCGCGCCGTGGAACGTGCGCGACTTCACCGCGGCGGAGATCGCGCGGCTCGACGCGGGGACCTGGTACGACCCCTCCTTCGCCGGTACGCGCATCCCGACCTTGAAGGAGTACCTGAACGAGATCACCCAGACCCACCAGAACCTGATCCTGGAGCTGAAGAGCCCCGATCTCTACCCGGGCATCGAGGCCGAGACGCTGGCCGAGCTGCGCAACAGCGGCTGGCTCGACCGCGGGCACGTGCGGCACCGTCTGGTGGTGCAGAGCTTCGACGCGAAGAGCATCAAGGAGGTGCACAAGCAGCGGCCCGACGTGAAGACCGGCTTCCTCGGCACGCCGACGCAGGCCCAGCTGCCCGAGTACGCCCGTTTCGCCGACCAGATCAATCCCTCGCACACGACGATCGGTGCCGACTGGGTCGCGGCGGCGCACGCGCTGAAGGGCCCGCACGACAAGCCGCTGGAGGTCTTCACCTGGACCGTCGACACCCCGAACGACACGGTGGTGGCGGCCGACAAGGGCGTGGACGGGATCATCAGCAACGCCCCTGACGTCGTGCGCGACGCGCTGGGCGGCTGA
- the uvrB gene encoding excinuclease ABC subunit UvrB yields MRPVTQIERTVAPFEVVSPYSPSGDQPTAIAELEKRVKGGEKDVVLLGATGTGKSATTAWMIERLQRPTLVMAPNKTLAAQLANEFRELLPNNAVEYFVSYYDYYQPEAYVPQSDTYIEKDSSINEEVERLRHSATNSLLTRRDVVVVASVSCIYGLGTPQEYVDRMVPLKVGDELDRDELLRRFVDIQYTRNDVAFTRGTFRVRGDTIEIFPVYEELAVRIEMFGDEIEALSLLHPLTGEVISDDQQVYVFPASHYIAGPERMERAIKGIEKELEVRLAELEKQGKLLEAQRLRMRTTYDIEMLRQIGTCSGVENYSMHFDDREPGSPPNTLLDYFPEDFLLVIDESHVTVPQIGAMYEGDASRKRTLVDHGFRLPSALDNRPLKWEEFQKRIGQAVYLSATPGNYELSRSDGFVEQIIRPTGLVDPEIVVKPTEGQIDDLVHEIRERTEKDERVLVTTLTKKMAEDLTDYFLELGINVRYLHSDVDTLRRIELLRELRAGEYDVLVGINLLREGLDLPEVSLVAILDADKEGFLRSGTSLIQTIGRAARNVSGQVHMYADKITPAMERAIDETNRRRAKQIAYNTERGIDPQPLRKKINDIVASIAREEVDTDSLLGTGYRQAKEGKGAKTPVPALGGKATAESGKAAKGKAKKGKAATAPTDQPGAALAQQIEEMTDRMRAAAADLQFEVAARLRDEVSEMKKELRQMKEAGVA; encoded by the coding sequence ATGCGGCCCGTAACTCAGATCGAACGCACGGTGGCGCCTTTCGAGGTCGTCAGCCCGTACTCGCCCAGCGGTGACCAGCCCACCGCCATCGCCGAGCTGGAGAAGCGCGTCAAGGGCGGGGAGAAGGACGTCGTCCTGCTCGGCGCGACCGGCACCGGCAAGTCGGCGACCACCGCGTGGATGATCGAGCGGCTCCAGCGGCCGACCCTCGTCATGGCGCCCAACAAGACCCTCGCGGCCCAGCTCGCCAACGAGTTCCGCGAGCTGCTCCCGAACAACGCGGTCGAGTACTTCGTCTCGTACTACGACTACTACCAGCCGGAGGCGTACGTCCCGCAGTCGGACACCTACATCGAGAAGGACTCCTCGATCAACGAGGAGGTCGAGCGGCTGCGCCACTCCGCGACGAACTCGCTGCTCACCCGCAGGGACGTCGTCGTGGTCGCCTCCGTCTCCTGCATCTACGGTCTCGGTACGCCGCAGGAGTACGTGGACCGCATGGTCCCCCTCAAGGTCGGCGACGAGCTGGACCGCGACGAGCTGCTGCGCCGCTTCGTCGACATCCAGTACACGCGCAACGACGTCGCCTTCACCCGCGGGACCTTCCGCGTGCGCGGCGACACGATCGAGATCTTCCCCGTGTACGAGGAGCTCGCCGTCCGCATCGAGATGTTCGGCGACGAGATCGAGGCGCTCTCCCTGCTCCACCCGCTCACCGGTGAGGTCATCAGCGACGATCAGCAGGTGTACGTCTTCCCCGCCTCGCACTACATCGCGGGTCCCGAGCGCATGGAACGGGCGATCAAAGGCATCGAGAAGGAGCTGGAGGTGCGGCTCGCCGAGCTGGAGAAGCAGGGCAAGCTCCTGGAGGCGCAGCGGCTGCGGATGCGGACGACGTACGACATCGAGATGCTCCGCCAGATCGGCACCTGCTCCGGCGTCGAGAACTACTCGATGCACTTCGACGACCGCGAGCCCGGCTCCCCGCCGAACACCCTGCTCGACTACTTCCCCGAGGACTTCCTCCTCGTCATCGACGAGTCCCACGTCACCGTCCCGCAGATCGGCGCGATGTACGAGGGCGACGCCTCGCGCAAGCGCACACTCGTCGACCACGGCTTCCGCCTCCCCTCGGCGCTGGACAACCGGCCGCTGAAGTGGGAGGAGTTCCAGAAGCGCATCGGCCAGGCGGTGTACCTCTCCGCGACCCCGGGGAACTACGAGCTGTCCCGCTCCGACGGCTTCGTGGAGCAGATCATCCGCCCGACCGGGCTCGTCGACCCGGAGATCGTCGTCAAGCCGACCGAGGGCCAGATCGACGACCTCGTCCACGAGATCCGCGAGCGCACGGAGAAGGACGAGCGCGTCCTCGTCACGACGCTCACCAAGAAGATGGCCGAGGACCTCACCGACTACTTCCTCGAACTCGGGATCAACGTCCGCTACCTGCACAGCGACGTCGACACGCTGCGGCGCATCGAGCTGCTGCGCGAGCTGCGGGCCGGGGAGTACGACGTCCTCGTCGGGATCAACCTGCTCCGCGAGGGCCTCGACCTCCCCGAGGTCTCCCTCGTCGCGATCCTCGACGCCGACAAGGAGGGCTTCCTGCGCTCGGGGACCTCGCTCATCCAGACCATCGGGCGCGCCGCCCGTAACGTCTCGGGGCAGGTCCACATGTACGCGGACAAGATCACGCCCGCGATGGAACGGGCCATCGACGAGACCAACCGCCGTCGCGCCAAGCAGATCGCGTACAACACGGAGCGCGGTATCGACCCGCAGCCGCTGCGCAAGAAGATCAACGACATCGTCGCCTCGATCGCGCGCGAGGAGGTCGACACCGACTCGCTGCTCGGTACGGGGTACCGGCAGGCCAAGGAGGGCAAGGGCGCCAAGACCCCCGTGCCCGCGCTCGGCGGCAAGGCGACGGCGGAGTCGGGCAAGGCGGCGAAGGGCAAGGCCAAGAAGGGCAAGGCCGCGACCGCGCCTACCGACCAGCCGGGTGCCGCGCTCGCCCAGCAGATCGAGGAGATGACCGACCGCATGCGCGCCGCCGCCGCCGACCTGCAGTTCGAGGTGGCCGCGCGGCTGCGCGACGAGGTCTCCGAGATGAAGAAGGAACTGCGGCAGATGAAGGAGGCCGGGGTGGCCTGA
- a CDS encoding TerD family protein translates to MTVNLAKGQGISLEKGDGGALTAVRMGLGWQAAPRKRGLLGLVRPREIDLDASAVLFSGKKSVDVVFFQHLTSNDGSIRHTGDNLVGGAGQGDDDESILVDLQRVPAEIDQIVFTVNSFTGQTFQEVQNAFCRLVDETTGQELARHTLAGGGPYTAQIMAKVHRADGGWRMTALGTPAQGRTFQDLVPAILPLL, encoded by the coding sequence GTGACGGTCAACTTGGCCAAGGGACAGGGCATCAGTCTGGAGAAGGGCGACGGGGGAGCGCTGACGGCGGTCCGGATGGGGCTCGGCTGGCAGGCCGCGCCCCGCAAGAGGGGACTGCTGGGGCTGGTGCGCCCCCGGGAGATCGACCTGGACGCCTCCGCCGTGCTCTTCAGCGGGAAGAAGTCGGTCGACGTCGTCTTCTTCCAGCACCTCACGAGCAACGACGGCTCGATCCGGCACACCGGGGACAACCTGGTCGGGGGAGCGGGGCAGGGGGACGACGACGAATCGATCCTCGTCGACCTCCAGCGGGTGCCCGCGGAGATCGACCAGATCGTCTTCACGGTGAACTCCTTCACCGGCCAGACCTTCCAGGAGGTCCAGAACGCCTTCTGCCGGCTCGTCGACGAGACGACCGGGCAGGAGCTGGCCCGGCACACCCTGGCGGGCGGCGGCCCGTACACCGCGCAGATCATGGCGAAGGTGCACCGCGCCGACGGCGGCTGGCGGATGACCGCCCTGGGCACGCCCGCTCAGGGCCGCACCTTCCAGGACCTCGTCCCGGCGATCCTGCCGCTGCTCTGA
- a CDS encoding TerC family protein, translating to MNISLTVWLITILALLAMIAVDFLIGRKPHEVSLKEAGIWTVVWIALACLFGVGLLVFAGGKQGSEFFAGFITEKSLSVDNLFVFVLIMAKFAVPAKFQQRVLLVGVLIALVLRTLFILAGAAMIENFSWIFYIFGAFLLYTAWKLIKEAREDDETEEEFEENKLLKSLEVRFGVADRYHGTKLFVRQHGKRIMTPMLVVILAIGTTDVLFALDSIPAIFGLTQDPYIVFTANAFALMGLRQLYFLIGGLLKKLVHLSYGLSVILGFIGVKLVLHALHESGVHVPEIPTTVSLGVIVAVLAITTVTSLLATRRQREAEKAAGTGSEHAAVGAGTERHEHTDAAQPSRDGDDGAGPRR from the coding sequence GTGAACATCTCTCTCACCGTTTGGCTGATCACGATCTTGGCCCTGCTGGCCATGATCGCGGTCGACTTCCTCATCGGACGCAAACCCCACGAGGTCTCCCTCAAGGAGGCCGGGATCTGGACGGTCGTCTGGATCGCCCTCGCCTGTCTCTTCGGTGTCGGGCTGCTGGTCTTCGCGGGGGGCAAGCAGGGCAGCGAGTTCTTCGCCGGATTCATCACCGAGAAATCGCTCAGCGTCGACAATCTCTTCGTCTTCGTGCTGATCATGGCGAAGTTCGCGGTCCCCGCGAAGTTCCAGCAGCGCGTGCTCCTCGTCGGCGTGCTCATCGCGCTCGTGCTGAGGACCCTCTTCATCCTCGCGGGCGCCGCGATGATCGAGAACTTCTCGTGGATCTTCTACATCTTCGGCGCCTTCCTGCTCTACACCGCCTGGAAGCTCATCAAGGAGGCGCGGGAGGACGACGAGACGGAGGAGGAGTTCGAGGAGAACAAGCTCCTCAAGTCCCTGGAGGTCCGTTTCGGCGTCGCCGACAGGTACCACGGCACCAAGCTCTTCGTGCGGCAGCACGGCAAGCGGATCATGACGCCCATGCTCGTCGTGATCCTCGCCATCGGCACGACGGACGTCCTCTTCGCCCTCGACTCCATCCCGGCGATCTTCGGGCTCACCCAGGACCCGTACATCGTCTTCACGGCGAACGCCTTCGCGCTGATGGGGCTGCGCCAGCTCTACTTCCTCATCGGCGGACTGCTCAAGAAGCTCGTCCACCTCAGCTACGGGCTCTCGGTCATCCTCGGCTTCATCGGGGTCAAGCTCGTGCTCCACGCCCTCCACGAGAGCGGCGTGCACGTCCCGGAGATCCCGACGACCGTCTCGCTCGGCGTCATCGTCGCCGTCCTCGCGATCACGACGGTCACGAGCCTGCTCGCCACGCGCAGGCAGCGCGAGGCCGAGAAGGCCGCCGGGACGGGCTCGGAGCACGCGGCGGTGGGCGCGGGGACCGAGCGGCACGAGCACACAGACGCGGCCCAGCCGTCCAGGGACGGGGACGACGGGGCCGGACCGAGGCGCTGA
- the aroQ gene encoding type II 3-dehydroquinate dehydratase: MPHTFTTAPLMVLNGPNLNLLGKRQPEVYGTDTLADVEALCARTAERLGGRADARQSNHEGQLVDWVHEAREHHCGIVINPAAYSHTSVALLDALQACEGLPVVEVHLSNIHKREQFRHHSYVSLRADAVIAGCGLQGYGFAVERVAALLG; encoded by the coding sequence ATGCCGCACACCTTCACGACCGCCCCGCTCATGGTGCTCAACGGGCCCAACCTGAACCTCCTCGGCAAGCGGCAGCCCGAGGTCTACGGCACCGACACGCTCGCCGACGTCGAGGCGCTGTGCGCCCGTACCGCCGAGAGACTGGGCGGCCGTGCGGACGCCCGGCAGAGCAACCACGAGGGGCAGCTCGTCGACTGGGTGCACGAGGCGCGCGAGCACCACTGCGGCATCGTCATCAACCCCGCCGCGTACTCGCACACCTCCGTCGCCCTCCTCGACGCGCTCCAGGCGTGCGAGGGGCTCCCCGTCGTCGAGGTCCACCTCTCGAACATCCACAAGCGCGAGCAGTTCCGGCACCACTCCTACGTCTCGCTGCGCGCCGACGCGGTCATCGCCGGCTGCGGCCTCCAGGGCTACGGCTTCGCCGTGGAGCGGGTCGCGGCGCTGCTGGGCTGA
- a CDS encoding MBL fold metallo-hydrolase, producing MTYSGKVRVGGPAEAHELGELIISKVAVGPMENNAYLLRCRETGEQLLIDAAAEPGTLLRLIGPDGLRTVVTTHQHPDHWQALAEVVAATGALTCAGREDAAGIPVPTDAPLDDGDVVRVGRVELGVRHLRGHTPGSVALVYDDPDGAPHVFTGDSLFPGGVGNTRGDAAAFQQLIGDVEERLFTPLPDETWIYPGHGDDTSLGAERPHLGEWRARGW from the coding sequence ATGACGTACAGCGGAAAAGTGCGGGTGGGCGGGCCCGCCGAGGCGCACGAACTGGGCGAGCTGATCATCTCCAAGGTCGCCGTCGGCCCCATGGAGAACAACGCCTACCTGCTGCGCTGCCGGGAGACGGGCGAGCAGTTGCTCATCGACGCGGCGGCGGAGCCGGGGACCCTGCTCCGGCTCATCGGCCCGGACGGGCTGCGCACGGTCGTCACGACGCACCAGCACCCCGACCACTGGCAGGCGCTCGCGGAGGTCGTCGCGGCGACCGGGGCGCTGACCTGCGCCGGGCGCGAGGACGCGGCGGGCATCCCCGTCCCCACGGACGCCCCGCTCGACGACGGGGACGTGGTGCGGGTCGGCCGCGTGGAGCTGGGGGTACGGCACCTGCGGGGGCACACCCCCGGCTCGGTCGCGCTCGTCTACGACGACCCGGACGGCGCCCCGCACGTGTTCACGGGGGATTCGCTCTTCCCCGGCGGCGTCGGCAACACGCGGGGCGACGCGGCGGCCTTCCAGCAGCTCATCGGCGACGTGGAGGAGCGCCTCTTCACGCCGCTGCCGGACGAGACGTGGATCTACCCGGGCCACGGCGACGACACCTCGCTCGGCGCCGAACGCCCGCACCTCGGCGAGTGGCGGGCACGGGGCTGGTGA
- the uvrA gene encoding excinuclease ABC subunit UvrA, whose amino-acid sequence MADRLIVRGAREHNLRNVSLDLPRDSLIVFTGLSGSGKSSLAFDTIFAEGQRRYVESLSSYARQFLGQMDKPDVDFIEGLSPAVSIDQKSTSRNPRSTVGTITEVYDYLRLLFARIGKPHCPRCGRPIARQSPQQIVDKVLGLPEGSRFQVLSPLVRERKGEFVDLFADLQTKGYSRARVDGETIQLSEPPQLKKQEKHTIEVVVDRLTVKESAKRRLTDSVETALGLSGGMIVLDFVDLDADDPERERMYSEHLYCPYDDLSFEELEPRSFSFNSPFGACPECTGIGTRMEVDPELIVPDEDKSLDEGAIHPWSHGHTKEYFNRLVGALADALGFRTDIPWAGLPQRAKKALLHGHRTRIEVSYRNRYGRQRTYTTAFEGAVPFVKRRHSEAESDTSRERFEGYMREVPCPSCHGTRLKPIVLAVTVMGKSIAEVSAMSITDCADFLAELRLDGRDKKIAERVLKEVNERLRFLVDVGLDYLSLNRAAGTLSGGEAQRIRLATQIGSGLVGVLYVLDEPSIGLHQRDNHRLIETLVRLRDMGNTLIVVEHDEDTIKVADWVVDIGPGAGEHGGKVVHSGELPGLLSNKESLTGQYLSGRRAIAVPEVRRPADPKRKLTVFGAKENNLRDIDVSFPLGVLTAVTGVSGSGKSTLVNDILYTHLARELNGARSVPGRHTRVSGDDQVDKVVHVDQSPIGRTPRSNPATYTGVFDHVRKLFAETTEAKVRGYLPGRFSFNVKGGRCENCSGDGTIKIEMNFLPDVYVPCEVCHGARYNRETLEVHYKGKSIAEVLDMPIEEASDFFEAVPAISRHLRTLNDVGLGYVRLGQSAPTLSGGEAQRVKLASELQKRSTGSTVYVLDEPTTGLHFEDISKLIKVLSGLVEKGNTVIVIEHNLDVIKTADWVVDMGPEGGNGGGTVVAEGTPEAIAQEPESHTGRFLKEVLGTTATAVPARKAAPRKRAASKTAGQIVTGQGAARKAAAPRATKAAKTSKSATAKRATAKD is encoded by the coding sequence GTGGCCGACCGTCTCATCGTCCGTGGAGCACGCGAGCACAATCTGCGGAACGTCTCGCTCGACCTCCCCCGGGACTCCCTGATCGTCTTCACGGGACTCTCCGGCTCGGGCAAGTCATCCCTCGCGTTCGACACGATCTTCGCCGAGGGGCAGCGGCGTTACGTGGAGTCGCTCTCCTCGTACGCCCGGCAGTTCCTCGGCCAGATGGACAAGCCGGACGTCGACTTCATCGAGGGGCTCTCGCCGGCCGTCTCGATCGACCAGAAGTCCACCTCGCGCAACCCGCGCTCCACGGTCGGCACCATCACCGAGGTCTACGACTACCTGCGCCTGCTCTTCGCGCGCATCGGCAAGCCGCACTGCCCCCGGTGCGGGCGCCCGATCGCCCGCCAGTCGCCGCAGCAGATCGTCGACAAGGTCCTCGGCCTGCCCGAGGGCAGCCGCTTCCAGGTCCTCTCGCCGCTCGTGCGCGAGCGCAAGGGCGAGTTCGTCGACCTCTTCGCCGATCTCCAGACCAAGGGCTACAGCCGCGCCCGCGTGGACGGCGAGACCATCCAGCTCAGCGAGCCGCCCCAGCTCAAGAAGCAGGAGAAGCACACGATCGAGGTGGTCGTGGACCGCCTCACCGTCAAGGAGAGCGCCAAGCGCCGCCTCACCGACTCGGTCGAGACCGCCCTCGGTCTCTCCGGCGGCATGATCGTGCTCGACTTCGTCGACCTCGACGCCGACGACCCCGAGCGCGAGCGGATGTACTCGGAGCACCTGTACTGCCCGTACGACGACCTCTCCTTCGAGGAGCTGGAGCCCCGCTCCTTCTCCTTCAACTCGCCCTTCGGCGCCTGCCCCGAGTGCACCGGCATCGGTACGCGCATGGAGGTCGACCCCGAACTGATCGTCCCCGACGAGGACAAGTCCCTCGACGAGGGCGCCATCCACCCCTGGTCGCACGGGCACACCAAGGAGTACTTCAACCGCCTCGTCGGCGCCCTCGCCGACGCCCTCGGCTTCCGCACCGACATCCCCTGGGCCGGACTGCCGCAGCGCGCCAAGAAGGCGCTGCTGCACGGCCACCGCACCCGCATCGAGGTCAGCTACCGCAACCGGTACGGGCGCCAGCGCACCTACACCACCGCCTTCGAGGGCGCCGTGCCCTTCGTCAAGCGGCGCCACTCCGAGGCGGAGAGCGACACGAGCAGGGAGCGCTTCGAGGGCTACATGCGCGAGGTGCCCTGCCCGAGCTGCCACGGCACGCGGCTCAAGCCGATCGTGCTCGCGGTCACCGTCATGGGGAAGTCCATCGCCGAGGTCTCCGCGATGTCGATCACCGACTGCGCGGACTTCCTCGCCGAACTGCGGCTCGACGGACGGGACAAGAAGATCGCCGAGCGGGTGCTCAAGGAGGTCAACGAGCGGCTGCGCTTCCTCGTCGACGTCGGCCTCGACTACCTCTCGCTCAACCGCGCGGCGGGCACGCTCTCCGGCGGCGAGGCCCAGCGCATCCGGCTCGCGACGCAGATCGGCTCCGGCCTCGTCGGCGTCCTCTACGTGCTCGACGAGCCCTCCATCGGGCTCCACCAGCGCGACAACCACCGGCTCATCGAGACCCTCGTGCGCCTGCGCGACATGGGCAACACGCTCATCGTCGTCGAGCACGACGAGGACACCATCAAGGTCGCCGACTGGGTCGTCGACATCGGCCCCGGCGCCGGTGAGCACGGCGGCAAGGTCGTGCACAGCGGCGAACTGCCGGGGCTGCTCAGCAACAAGGAGTCGCTGACCGGGCAGTACCTCTCCGGGCGGCGCGCCATCGCCGTCCCCGAGGTCCGGCGGCCCGCCGACCCGAAGCGGAAGCTGACCGTCTTCGGCGCGAAGGAGAACAACCTCCGCGACATCGACGTCTCCTTCCCGCTCGGCGTGCTCACGGCCGTCACCGGGGTCTCCGGCTCCGGCAAGTCCACGCTCGTCAACGACATCCTCTACACGCACCTGGCCAGGGAGCTGAACGGCGCCCGCTCGGTCCCCGGGCGGCACACCCGTGTCTCCGGCGACGACCAGGTCGACAAGGTCGTGCACGTCGACCAGTCGCCCATCGGCCGCACCCCGCGCTCCAACCCGGCCACGTACACGGGTGTCTTCGACCACGTCCGCAAGCTCTTCGCCGAGACGACCGAGGCGAAGGTGCGTGGCTATCTGCCGGGCCGCTTCTCGTTCAACGTCAAGGGCGGCCGGTGCGAGAACTGCTCCGGCGACGGCACGATCAAGATCGAGATGAACTTCCTCCCGGACGTCTACGTGCCGTGCGAGGTCTGCCACGGCGCCCGGTACAACCGGGAGACCCTGGAGGTCCACTACAAGGGCAAGTCCATCGCCGAGGTCCTGGACATGCCGATCGAGGAGGCGAGCGACTTCTTCGAGGCCGTCCCCGCCATCTCGCGCCACCTGCGCACGCTCAACGACGTCGGCCTCGGCTACGTCCGGCTCGGCCAGTCCGCGCCGACCCTCTCCGGCGGCGAGGCGCAGCGCGTCAAGCTCGCGAGCGAACTCCAGAAGCGCTCCACCGGCTCCACGGTGTACGTCCTCGACGAGCCGACCACCGGGCTGCACTTCGAGGACATCAGCAAGCTGATCAAGGTGCTGTCCGGGCTGGTCGAGAAGGGCAACACCGTGATCGTCATCGAGCACAACCTCGATGTGATCAAGACCGCGGACTGGGTCGTCGACATGGGCCCCGAAGGCGGCAACGGCGGCGGCACGGTCGTCGCCGAGGGCACCCCCGAGGCGATCGCCCAGGAGCCCGAGAGCCACACGGGCCGCTTCCTCAAGGAAGTGCTCGGCACCACGGCGACCGCCGTGCCCGCGCGCAAGGCGGCCCCCCGCAAGCGGGCCGCGAGCAAGACGGCCGGCCAGATCGTCACGGGCCAGGGCGCCGCGCGCAAGGCGGCGGCCCCGCGCGCGACGAAGGCGGCCAAGACGTCCAAGTCCGCGACGGCGAAGCGGGCGACGGCGAAGGACTGA
- a CDS encoding carbohydrate kinase family protein — translation MFLVAGEALIDLVPRPSGPSEEGPLAPLVPCPGGGPYNTAVALGRLGDEVAFCSRLSTDGFGTALLEGLRTAGVGTAPVQRGPEPTTLAVATLTASGSAGYSFYAEGTADRLFTVPETLPEGVRAICFGTCSLVLEPGASAYEELLRQQSRAGVFTLLDPNIRAGLIADPDAYRARFLDWLPYVDLLKLSEEDAAWLGDDVAGWAAGGPAAVVITRGGEGLHVTTRKGERFSVPGVPVDVVDTIGAGDTVNAALLHRLAVLGMLRGDAVAGLGEEGWRDVLGFAARAAALTCSRAGAQPPYARELGLD, via the coding sequence GTGTTCCTCGTCGCTGGAGAGGCCCTGATCGATCTCGTGCCGCGCCCCTCGGGTCCCTCGGAGGAGGGGCCGCTGGCCCCGCTGGTGCCGTGTCCGGGCGGCGGCCCGTACAACACGGCGGTGGCGCTGGGCCGGCTCGGCGACGAGGTGGCCTTCTGCTCCCGCCTGTCGACGGACGGTTTCGGCACGGCGCTGCTCGAAGGGCTGCGCACGGCCGGGGTCGGCACCGCTCCCGTGCAGCGCGGCCCCGAACCCACGACCCTCGCCGTGGCGACGCTCACCGCGAGTGGCTCGGCGGGCTACTCCTTCTACGCGGAGGGCACGGCGGACCGGCTTTTCACCGTTCCCGAGACGCTTCCCGAGGGGGTCCGGGCGATCTGCTTCGGGACGTGCTCGCTCGTCCTGGAGCCCGGCGCGAGCGCGTACGAGGAGTTGTTGCGGCAGCAGTCGCGGGCGGGGGTCTTCACGCTGCTCGACCCCAACATCCGGGCCGGGCTCATCGCCGACCCCGACGCCTACCGCGCCCGTTTCCTCGACTGGCTCCCGTACGTCGATCTGCTGAAGCTCTCCGAGGAGGACGCCGCGTGGCTCGGGGACGACGTGGCGGGGTGGGCGGCGGGGGGTCCGGCCGCCGTCGTGATCACGCGGGGCGGGGAGGGCTTGCACGTCACCACCCGTAAGGGTGAGCGGTTTTCCGTGCCAGGGGTGCCCGTCGACGTGGTGGACACGATCGGCGCGGGCGACACGGTGAACGCGGCGCTGCTGCACCGACTCGCCGTGCTCGGCATGCTGCGCGGTGACGCGGTCGCGGGGCTCGGCGAGGAAGGCTGGCGGGACGTCCTCGGCTTCGCGGCCCGCGCCGCCGCGCTCACCTGCTCCCGCGCGGGCGCCCAGCCCCCGTACGCCCGCGAGCTCGGTCTGGACTGA